From the Lemur catta isolate mLemCat1 chromosome 1, mLemCat1.pri, whole genome shotgun sequence genome, the window cttttacattATTGTCTTTGAACAAGATAGTTCTTTGTAAGATGTGAGACCAGGACAAATTTCATTGCCTTCCAGGTCCATAGCCATTTATGCCAGCGTTTATTCCCTAATCCAGCCTTTTCCAACCAATTTGAAATACGGCCTTGTCATatattaaatatgcatatatagtgAGACCTATTTCctgattcattcaataaataatgagtatctgctatgtgccagaacATTCTATTTACActatatgttatttaattttatgcctagggttttttgtgttgttttttaacTCAGGATATAATGGGGGTACAGATagtttggttacatgaaatgcatttgccttacTCAAGTCAggccacaagcatgtccttccccacATGGAGTGCAccatctccattagctgtgggtttatccaccccccatcccctgtacctgaccggcacccagtgagtgttactaccatgtgagcaccttagcgTTGATCACTTAGTACCagtggtgagtacatatggtacatgtttttccatccttgtgatacctcacttcgaaggatgggctctagctaggataatataagaggtactagatcaccattgttttttgtagttgagtagtgttccatggttgctagttaaataatttttctattttgatattattaaattattgtcattttatatccTGTGTCAGTTAATTTCTGTTCCATCCAATTTTGTTGAATATGGTAGTTTTGAAATAATTCCCCtggcattctttttatttcacttctcaTTGCTTTAATTTTGTTCTATAAAATGCACACTTATTCATGTACATTTGTGAAAATGCAAAAGTACTCAAAGCTGGTGAAGGTCCCACTCATTTGGATCTTTCAGTATAACGGTAAGACACAGAACAATATAATAAATGCATCTATGATACAATGTCCTCAGGCATAAATCATAGGTAGGATTTTATTCATTCCAAAACCATATCATTGGCCTGGTGTGTGCAGGATTTTACAGAGTATGGTCTGGGGAGGTGTTTGCATGTAAGAGGAAAGCCAGAACCCAGACTAGAATGTGCCCATTGCCTttgtccaaaagaaataaaaatgtaaagaccaGGAATCACAAACAGAAGATATCatgcaagagaaatgagaaaagggcTGCCTCATCTACTATGCAACCACATAAAAACCAAATGAcccaataaacatgaaataggTGCACAAAAAATTAGTTTTCTAGTGTTTCATGTAAAAAAATGCTCAAGTTTAGGGGTTCAttgtatatttcctttttgaaCTGTTGGTTTATTCCATTTACTCATTTCTTCTATTGGTGTTCTCAATTTGTACATGTCTAGACACAAAAAAGACACAATTCCATTTGTCATTTGGTAAATTtaaccttgtctttttttttatttcagtgtattattggagtacacatgtttaggttacatatattgcccttgcccaccacgtgagtcagagtttcaagagTGTCCATCACCCGGATGGTGCacatggcactcattatgtatgtatatacccatcccctccccctccccctcccatctgcctgaaacctgatgaatgttattagtatatgtgcacttaggtgttgatcagttaaaaccaatttgatggtgagtacatgtggtccttattcttccattcttgggatacttcacttagtagaatgggtatCAGCTCTATCCATGctagtacaagaggtgctatatcaccattgtttcttgtagctgaatagaactccacggtgtgtgtgtctgtctgtctgtgtgtatcacattttattaatccactcatgtattgatgggcacttgggttgtttccacatctttcacctctcacaaaaatcaactcatggtggataacagacttaaacctaaggcatgcaactataagaattctagaagaaaacattggaaatactcttctagacattggcctaggcaaaaaatttactaagaagaccccaaaggcaatcacagcaagaacaaaaataaatgaatggggcCTGCtgaaattacaaagcttctgcacagccaaagaaactatcatgagagcaaacataCCTTTGTCTTTTAATAGTTTTGCTGGACATTAGGGGATATGCCAGGAGTTGGAATGTCTTGAAAACTAAGGAAGTTATTTCTTCCTCACTATTCCTTAGAGACTACCTGAGTTTATTGGGTTGGCCTCTCCCTTGAGGTCCAAttaattcctctctctctttgtcaGCTGGGCagatttgtaaaatatttctttaaacacaAGGCATAAAATGGCCATACCAAAATCAAACCTCAAGGTTAAATGTATATGGGAGATTTCCAAACTGGAATTTCTGGGCACCATTTCATTATTCTCTTGGGAAAAGATAATTTGACATTGACAACGTGCCTGTATTCCATTCTTTTCTACTAGTGTGAGCAGGAGTTAGAAGAGCATGGGAGTAACACATCACTGAGAGGCCACAGTGTGCTGCATGTGTGGATGaattaggtgtgtgtgtgtgtgtgtgtgtgtgtgtgtgtgtgtgtgtgtgtgcatgcacacttTAGGGTGAGGGCAGCTTTCAGAGAAAGGGCACCTGGGCTCTGTGCTCCAAAGGTACTCATACTATAAAGGCTAAGATTCAAGGCAACAGCAGGAAACAAAGAGGGGCTGCATTGCAATTCCTGGGACACCTTTGTAACCAAACgaataaagtaaaaatgcaacAATATCTGGATTGGTGGACTCCTTGTGTCTTCAAGTTTCAGCAACCAGGAGGCCACCTCATTCCTCAACATCCTCAGACACCATCTCTCATCACTCTGCTCTTGGCTCATTTCGCTGCCTCACTGGCTTCCTTGTGGGCTTTGAACACCCGAGGAACAATTTCCTCGGGGTCTTTCATGATCATTTCTACTGCCTTGCACACACTTCTGCAGAGAGCATTGTGACTCCCTCTTGTCTTCATCATGGTCTTGGTTGAATACTTACTTTGCCTGCTGCTCTTTCCTGGATGcccagtaaagaaaaaaaagaaatgaaaaaaaatccatgctttcctttttacctttctttttcttcataggaTCCATCACCATCTAACACAGTATGtggtgaattttattatttgcttgtattttgtcTCTGGTCATTAGATTTCAGTGAGTTTTGTTTCAtagcatcattcattcattgtctagacagtgcctggaacatgtgAAAATTTACTTTATATTCCTCAAATGTGTGAAagattttctcattaaaattttagaatataggCCAGGTGAgacggctcacacctgtaatcctagcactttgggaggaagaggcaggaggatcacttgagcccaggagctggaggctgcagtgagctatgatgatgccactgcactccagtagtgacagagcaagaccctgtctcacactaagcaaacaaacaacaacaacaaaatcctttAGAATATGTAGCCTCAGGGAAAGGCTGCGAGTGGGGCAGAAATTCTTAATGAGATATTCCAGGTGATCCCCTAACAGGGTCCTCacacaaaatatagaaattaactTCCTGTAGAAGatgataccagaggctgggagggctggggtgaggggtggggagatgttggtcagtAGATACAAAATCacagttagacaggaggagtaAGTCCAAGAGATCTATTAGACAGCACCATGGTGACTACAGTTGATGATATACTGTATTCTCAAAACATTCTAAAGGAGTGAATGTTAAGTATTTTCACCTCAGAAATGATGACTACATGAGACAATGGAGATGGCAATAATTAATAGCTAGATTTAGCCATTGCATAATTTATATATACCTCAGGACATCATATTGTACAACATACTCATAATTTTACTTGTCAAagataacaaaaatttaaaaacagaaattaactttttgactttaaaatataagtgATAGCACTTCTGACAGGTTTGTAATGCAAGCTTGTGTCATGGTCTCTTTCTCACTTTTAGTTTTCCCATCAACCAGATGGAGCCAGAAAATGATACACGaatttcagaatttcttcttctgggATTTTCAGAGGATCCAGAACGGCAGCCCATCCTCTTTGGGCTGTTCCTGTCCATGTACCTGATCACTGTGCTTGGGAACCTGCTCATCATCCTGGCCACTATCTCACACTCCCATctgcacacccccatgtacttcttcctctccaacCTGTCCTTTTCTGACATCTGCTTGGTCTCGACCACTGTCCCAAAGATGCTGGTGAATGTGAAGACACACAGCAAAGTCATATCCTACGCAGGCTGCGTCACCCAGATGTACTTCTTTGTACTCTTTGCAGTGTTGGACAGCTTCCTCCTGACTGTGATGGCCTATGACAGGTTTGTGGCCATCTGTCACCCACTGCACTATGCTGTTACCGTGAACCCCAGGCTCTGTGGGCTGCTGGTTCTGGTGTCCTGGATCATGAGTGCCCTGGATGCCTTGTTAGAAAGCTTAGTGGTGCTGTGGCTGTCCTTCTGTACGGACTTGGAAATCCCCCACTTTTTCTGTGAACTTAATCAGGTGGTCCATCTTGCCTGTTCCGACACCTTTCTTAATGACATGGTGATGTATTTCTCAGCTATACTGCTGGGTGGTGGTTCCCTGGCTGGGATTGTTTACTCTTACTCTAAGATAGTTTCCTCCATACGTGCAATCTCCTCAGCTCAGGGGAAGTATAAAGCATTTTCCACCTGTGCATCTCACCTCTCGGTTGTCTCCTTATTTTACTGTACAAGCCTAGGGGTGTACCTCAGTTCTGCTGCTACACATAACTCACACTCCAGCACAACAGCCTCAGTGATGTACACAGTGGTCACTCCCATGCTGAACCCCTTCATCTACAGTTTGAGGAATAAAGACATAAAGTGGGCTCTGAAACAATTCTTCAGAGggaagaagtaaaaaaaagaccatttttcAAGAAGTTGTTTGATTTCTAAGCCCTAGAACCTGAAATGGTGATTCATGTCTCAGATTGTGCaagtagaattttctccttctgtTTATTTCCTGATGTTTCAATTTCTGTGGTCTTAACTGTTTTAtagaatttaatctatttttatataaagattcCTGCTCTATGATATCCAACTGATTTTCCCATAGTTATTTTCAAACTACAGCTCAAAACAATTTGGAGATTCCTATTCGTCTCACACTGTATTAACCCTATTGAATCAACCACATTTGAGAAGTATAAGatcatttgtataattttattgtaGATAAATATCTAATACCACAGATTTTCACTTTTGAGTTTGTCAttcctgtctctttctttttttatttcagcatattacagaggtacaaatgctCTGGtcacataaattgtctttgcaccactgagtcagagctacaagcatgcccatcccccagatactTTCCTGTCCCAAGGTACTCTCTTTTTTTATCTTCTGCTATGTggctcttttttaaatttcagaatattatgggtatACACATATTGTAGTTACATAatttacttttgtacagtttgagacaaagttataagctTGCCCAttacccagttagtgtgcattgtgcccattgggtgtgaatttacccatcccctccccactcccacctgcctgacaccctatgaatggtatctccatatgtgcacataagttgtGATTGAATAgtaccagtttaatggtgagtacatgcgatgtttgtttttccattctccgaatacttcacttagaagaatgggctcaggctccatccaggataatacaagaggtgctagatcactgtattttatggctgagtagaactccatggtacacatataccacattttattaatcccctcatgtattgatgggaaattgggttgttttcacatctttgcaattgtgaattgtgctgctataaacacttgagtgcatttttttttttttttttttgtagaatgtcatttttccctttgggtaaatatccagtagtgggattgctgtatcaaatggcagttctaggtgatgatcagggaaaccagttttctggtgagtacatgtgatgcttgtttttccattctttggatacttcacttagtataatgggttccagctctctccaggagaaccaaagagatgtcgtatcatcgttatttcttatagctgagtagtactccatggtatacatataccacagtttactaatccattcgtggatcaatgggcacttgggttgtttccacatctttgcgattgtgaattgtgctgctataaacattcgggtacaggtgtctttgttaaagaatgacttttgttcttctgggtatatgcccaataatggaattgctggatcaaatggtaggtctacttgaatctgtttaaggtatctccatattgctttccataggggttgcactagtttgcattcccaccagcagtgtatgagtgttcctgtctctccacaaggataccaattggatatcagactgggatgggggggtggggggaggggatgggtgtatgcctacatgacgagtgcattgcgcaccctctggggaatggtcatgcttgagggtgcagacccggggaggtggggggggaggggatcgaggtatgaatacatggcgagtgccaggcgcactgtctggagagtgggagcggacgcgcttgggactctgactcggggggatgggcgggacagggacaatgtatatgacctgaacttatgtacccccatgatgagctgaaataaaaaaaaatataaaaaaaaccaaaaaaaacaaaaaaacaaatggcagttctacttttattccttcaacgtatctccatactactatccacagaggttgtactagtttgcagtcccaccagcaatgtatgagtgctcctatctctccacatccatgctagcatttgctgtttttggtaaaagccattctcactggagacaagtgatgtctcattgtggttttgattgtcATTCCTTGCTCTATCATACCTAACTGCTCATCCTGTGTTTTATAGCTGTCATGACATTTTATTGTCCTGATTATCACCTGTCCTCTATTCAGCTCTATACCTACAGTGCCTGCTACATTCCCTAGCACAGAGTAGGAAGGCAAAATTTGGTCATCAAATACCTATCCCAAGTGTAGTCTATACAGAAAGAAAAACGTACAATGAATCAACTGACTTCATATGGCCCTAGATTCAGAGATGATGTTAATAATGATGAGTAAAAGTTTCAGTCAGATGTTGAATTATCACGGACAATTTGTTTTGATGATGCACATTATTCATTGAAGTGTAGAAGCTTGGTGTCCATGTGTAAGGAGGTTTGTTCATCCAAGTGAATGTTTTGGTGTCGTAGTCTATATTGTTTCATT encodes:
- the LOC123634921 gene encoding olfactory receptor 7A17-like; its protein translation is MEPENDTRISEFLLLGFSEDPERQPILFGLFLSMYLITVLGNLLIILATISHSHLHTPMYFFLSNLSFSDICLVSTTVPKMLVNVKTHSKVISYAGCVTQMYFFVLFAVLDSFLLTVMAYDRFVAICHPLHYAVTVNPRLCGLLVLVSWIMSALDALLESLVVLWLSFCTDLEIPHFFCELNQVVHLACSDTFLNDMVMYFSAILLGGGSLAGIVYSYSKIVSSIRAISSAQGKYKAFSTCASHLSVVSLFYCTSLGVYLSSAATHNSHSSTTASVMYTVVTPMLNPFIYSLRNKDIKWALKQFFRGKK